From the Pomacea canaliculata isolate SZHN2017 linkage group LG14, ASM307304v1, whole genome shotgun sequence genome, one window contains:
- the LOC112555327 gene encoding uncharacterized protein LOC112555327, with the protein MSHTFASRRAATTIRGRGGRPNFSTQAKLQPLAPRGKTTQTKSRVLTNRGRGRTAGRQTGGKTSMDPYQNRQYLGDEEEAGPAQGNSLEQRAVYAGGYTMISPNEKKRQSIAAQAEREALQYEDYKQRNKVTRVSYVGTVGGGQTEWNARQQQAMMHQGLNKTGRLLKEQERKSKLREAEELQLAQKKEAARRQSELNEQRQKDKQDKWKDEMRRVNQSFLNKLEAQAKGSSSRSLGSSAPSGQKNPQAPAKPAPARPTSGRTSAERVYFGASLSTGSEGEAESRDGRQPGSSTQNIARSYISQGISGEEASLYGSQSRLLRERGGVGRQWEFPAQVGNQTYADFDTDDSSDQVYGDSHFQAGAEFDYNVDVLQSILPHMDRLQLAEALQEANGSLNDALELLGI; encoded by the exons ATGAGCCACACGTTTGCATCGCGGCGGGCAGCTACGACAATCCGAGGAAGAGGAGGACGGCCAAATTTTTCGACACAAGCAAAACTTCAGCCTCTAGCACCTCGCGGAAAGacgacacaaacaaaatcaagagtTTTGACAAATCGTGGTCGAGGAAGAACTGCTGGTCGTCAAACAGGAG GAAAAACATCAATGGACCCTTACCAAAATAGGCAATATTTAGGGGATGAGGAGGAGGCAGGACCAGCACAAGGAAATTCACTGGAACAGAGAGCAGTATA TGCAGGAGGATACACAATGATCAgcccaaatgaaaaaaaacgtCAAAGTATTGCAGCAC aggCTGAAAGAGAGGCCCTCCAGTATGAAGATtacaagcaaagaaacaaagtcaCTAGAGTCTCTTATGTTGGAACTGTTG GAGGTGGACAGACAGAATGGAATGCACGTCAACAACAGGCAATGATGCATCAGGGCCTGAACAAAACTGGTCGGCTG CTGAAGGAACAAGAACGAAAATCCAAGCTGAGAGAGGCTGAGGAGCTACAGCTAGCTCAGAAAAAGGAGGCTGCTAGAAGACAG TCAGAGTTAAATGAGCAACGACAGAAAGACAAGCAAGACAAATGGAAGGATGAAATGAGAAG GGTAAATCAGTCTTTTCTTAATAAGCTAGAAGCTCAAGCCAAAGGTTCCAGTAGTCGGTCATTAGGGTCTTCAGCTCCTTCTGGTCAGAAAAACCCACAAGCCCCAGCAAAACCAGCACCAGCCAGGCCAACATCTGGAAGGACATCAGCTGAAAGAGTTTATTTTGGTGCATCGCTTAGCACTGGCAGTGAAGGAGAAGCAGAAAGCAGAGATGGAAGACAGCCAGGCAGTTCGACACAAAACATAGCCAGAAGTTATATCAGCCAGGGCATTTCAGGAGAAGAAGCAAGCCTGTATGGCAGCCAGAGCAGATTattgagggagagagggggagtaGGCAGACAGTGGGAATTCCCAGCTCAGGTTGGAAATCAAACATATGCTGACTTTGATACAGATGACAGCTCAGACCAGGTCTATGGAGATTCACATTTCCAAGCTGGCGCAGAGTTTGACTACAATGTTGATGTTCTTCAGAGCATCTTACCTCATATGGACCGTCTACAACTGGCGGAAGCTTTGCAGGAGGCCAATGGATCGCTAAATGATGCTCTGGAACTATTAGGCATATAA